The following proteins are encoded in a genomic region of Arthrobacter jiangjiafuii:
- a CDS encoding FadR/GntR family transcriptional regulator, giving the protein MAVTDEAITKIKEMLVSGQLKAGDRLPPENELSDQLGLSRSSLREAVKALELIRVLDVRRGDGTYVTSLEPGLLTETMGFMVEIHQETSAPELLEVRRILEPGAAAHAAGRMDARAVAALRSCLDDADPQGTALELAAHDFAFHSHIGRASGNPYLAGLLDSLTGSALRLRTWQRITEAGAAASVLEEHAAILEALTLGDAELVRSLMTVHVASAERWLRRTPAPRTVPAVPVSLPATVPVQQEQQVQPAPRPVAAVPAAALPVQAPAPVQAPAPAPVPEATREPTPAQTQAPVQPQIARIAREPALYELFAMPSTPGQKAARKPRRPA; this is encoded by the coding sequence GTGGCTGTTACCGATGAAGCGATTACCAAGATCAAGGAGATGCTCGTCAGCGGGCAGCTCAAAGCTGGTGACCGGCTTCCGCCGGAGAATGAGCTGAGCGACCAGCTGGGCTTGTCCCGCAGCTCGCTGCGTGAGGCAGTAAAAGCCCTGGAGCTGATCCGCGTCCTGGATGTCCGCCGCGGTGACGGCACCTATGTGACCAGCCTGGAGCCGGGTCTGCTGACCGAAACCATGGGCTTCATGGTGGAAATCCATCAGGAAACGTCGGCCCCTGAACTCCTGGAAGTCCGGCGGATCCTGGAGCCCGGCGCGGCAGCGCATGCCGCCGGGCGGATGGACGCCCGCGCGGTGGCCGCCCTGCGTTCCTGCCTGGACGACGCCGATCCGCAGGGCACTGCCCTCGAGCTGGCCGCCCACGATTTCGCCTTCCACTCCCATATCGGCCGCGCCTCAGGCAATCCCTATCTGGCCGGGCTGCTGGATTCGCTGACCGGCAGCGCTCTGCGCCTGCGGACCTGGCAGCGGATCACCGAGGCCGGGGCTGCGGCGTCCGTGCTGGAGGAGCATGCGGCCATCCTGGAAGCTCTGACGCTCGGGGACGCCGAATTGGTGCGGTCCCTGATGACGGTGCATGTGGCCTCGGCGGAGCGCTGGCTGCGCCGGACTCCCGCGCCGCGCACGGTTCCGGCTGTTCCGGTGTCGCTACCGGCGACGGTACCGGTGCAGCAGGAGCAGCAGGTGCAGCCGGCCCCGCGCCCCGTGGCTGCCGTTCCGGCCGCTGCCCTGCCCGTCCAGGCACCGGCGCCGGTACAGGCGCCAGCCCCGGCCCCTGTGCCTGAGGCAACCCGGGAGCCGACCCCCGCCCAAACGCAGGCTCCGGTGCAGCCGCAGATCGCCCGGATTGCCCGCGAACCGGCGCTCTACGAGCTGTTTGCTATGCCTTCAACGCCAGGACAAAAGGCAGCACGGAAGCCGCGCCGGCCTGCCTGA
- a CDS encoding crotonase/enoyl-CoA hydratase family protein codes for MTSTTALRSLRVQIKDAVAEVELIGPGKGNAMGPDFWKELPEVFEALSEDETVRAVLLYGSNGHFSYGLDLAGMAPVFAPMLSAGGMDARKREGFRRQIKDLQDAVSSVSRCAKPVIAAVDGWCIGGAIDVISAADIRIASPAAKFSVREVKVAIVADLGSLQRLPAIIGEGPTRHLALTGEDFDAGRAYRLGLVTELADDVVGRGRELAAAVAANPPLVVQGVKQVMNRGQEPAVQAGLDYVQLWNSAFLASHDFNEAATAFAERRPAVFTGN; via the coding sequence ATGACCAGCACCACTGCCCTGCGTTCCCTGCGTGTCCAGATCAAGGATGCGGTGGCGGAAGTGGAACTCATCGGCCCCGGCAAGGGCAACGCCATGGGTCCGGATTTCTGGAAAGAGCTGCCCGAAGTCTTCGAGGCGCTGAGCGAGGATGAGACGGTGCGCGCCGTCCTGCTTTACGGGTCGAACGGACACTTCAGCTACGGGCTGGACCTCGCGGGCATGGCACCGGTCTTTGCTCCGATGCTGAGCGCCGGCGGGATGGACGCCCGCAAGCGGGAAGGCTTCCGCCGGCAGATCAAGGACCTGCAGGACGCCGTCAGCTCCGTGTCCCGCTGCGCGAAGCCGGTCATCGCGGCCGTGGACGGGTGGTGCATCGGCGGGGCGATCGACGTCATCTCCGCCGCCGACATCCGGATCGCGTCTCCGGCCGCCAAGTTCAGCGTGCGGGAGGTCAAGGTCGCCATCGTCGCCGACCTCGGTTCCCTCCAGCGCCTGCCGGCCATCATCGGCGAGGGGCCCACCCGCCACCTTGCGCTCACCGGGGAGGATTTCGACGCCGGCCGCGCCTACCGCCTCGGGCTGGTGACGGAACTGGCCGACGACGTCGTCGGGCGCGGCCGCGAACTTGCCGCAGCCGTGGCCGCCAACCCTCCCCTGGTTGTCCAAGGCGTAAAACAGGTGATGAACCGCGGGCAGGAGCCGGCGGTCCAGGCCGGCCTGGACTATGTGCAGCTGTGGAACTCGGCGTTCCTGGCCAGCCACGACTTCAACGAAGCGGCCACCGCCTTCGCCGAACGCCGGCCCGCCGTCTTTACCGGCAACTGA
- a CDS encoding aldo/keto reductase codes for MEMRLLGRSGTTVSAYALGTMTFGNESDQHVSHALLNTYVEAGGNFIDTADVYTGGASEEIIGHWLQARPEAARNVVLATKGRFPMGSGPNDLGTSRRHLRQALEASLKRLGVDHIDLYQLHAWDPLTPLEESLGFLQDAVTAGKISYYGLSNFTGWQLTKAVYTARAHGWNGPVTLQPQYNLLEREIESEVVPAALDAGLGLLPWSPLAGGWLTGKYHRETVPAGKTRVGDNPARQFQGWDLRSSNERTWQILDALKAIAAAHRASQAQVALAWLSAQQGVTSVILGARTVEQLTDNLGAAAVQLTDAELRRLSDLSRPAVGNYPYGHDGRNQRERRLEGGR; via the coding sequence ATGGAAATGCGCCTATTGGGCCGCAGCGGCACCACGGTCAGCGCGTATGCCCTTGGCACCATGACCTTCGGCAATGAATCGGACCAGCATGTCTCCCACGCCCTGCTGAACACCTATGTGGAGGCCGGCGGCAATTTCATCGACACCGCCGACGTCTACACCGGCGGCGCCTCCGAGGAGATCATCGGCCACTGGCTGCAGGCCCGGCCCGAGGCCGCGCGGAACGTGGTCCTGGCCACCAAGGGCCGGTTTCCCATGGGCAGCGGCCCCAATGACCTGGGCACCTCCCGCCGGCACCTGCGCCAGGCGCTCGAGGCCTCACTGAAGCGGCTGGGCGTGGACCACATTGACCTGTATCAGCTGCATGCCTGGGATCCGCTGACTCCCCTGGAGGAAAGCCTGGGCTTCCTGCAGGACGCGGTGACGGCCGGAAAGATCAGCTATTACGGGCTCTCCAACTTCACCGGCTGGCAGCTGACGAAGGCCGTTTACACGGCTCGGGCGCACGGCTGGAACGGGCCGGTGACGCTGCAGCCCCAGTACAACCTGCTGGAGCGGGAGATCGAATCGGAAGTGGTGCCGGCAGCGCTCGACGCCGGACTGGGCCTGCTGCCCTGGTCACCGCTGGCGGGGGGCTGGCTCACCGGAAAGTACCACCGGGAAACAGTCCCCGCGGGCAAAACCCGGGTGGGCGACAACCCGGCCCGGCAATTCCAGGGCTGGGATCTGCGCAGCAGCAATGAGCGCACCTGGCAGATCCTGGACGCCCTCAAGGCCATCGCTGCAGCTCACCGCGCCAGCCAGGCGCAGGTGGCCCTGGCCTGGCTCTCCGCACAGCAGGGCGTCACCTCCGTGATCCTGGGGGCGCGGACCGTCGAGCAGCTCACTGACAACCTCGGTGCTGCAGCGGTCCAGCTCACGGACGCTGAACTGCGGCGGCTCAGCGATCTCAGCCGGCCGGCCGTGGGCAACTATCCCTACGGGCATGACGGCCGGAACCAGCGCGAGCGCCGGCTTGAGGGTGGACGCTAG
- a CDS encoding prolyl oligopeptidase family serine peptidase: MRISTSDLPAGPASDDEFLWLEDIYGDKQLDWVRAENKVTEELLAKTGFEQTEQRLLEVLDSTDRIPMAAKRGGHYYNFWRDAEHPKGIWRRTTWDSYISDDPQWEILLDVDELSRTEGTEWVWGGSAFLRPKDGKSYRRALVVLSPDGGDAARYREFDVVDRAFVPGGFDIPAAKNRISWAGPDALYVGTDFGPGSITSSSYPRTSRILRRGMPLAGAEPYFEVPEDHMMAVVAHDQTPGFERDLAVDIVDFYNSSTFLRRDGSWVRLDVPLDVNVDVHRQWLVLRPRTDWELNGTVHQAGSLLAAELEAFLAGNRELITLFTPDPATSLQSWSWTRDQLLLNLLRDVSSEILVLDPANGWSSSVLDACPPLHTVDAYAVDDEDEEAGNDYWLISTGFLTPSTLSRGTLGSAAGGPATVVKESPSFFDASACTVEQHFAVSADGTRVPYFQVGPRDLVLDGGNPTLLNGYGGFEQALTPSYSGMVGRGWLERSFTDDAGKRRSGVYVLANIRGGGEYGPDWHRAALQENRHRAYEDFAAVAQDLLDRGVTSREHLGCTGRSNGGLLVGNMLTTYPHLFGAVSCGVPLLDMRRYTKLSAGYSWIAEYGDPDDPEQWEFVKTFSPYHLLKKDADYPPTLIWTATSDDRVGPVQARKMAARMKAMGVGNVWFHEALEGGHAGASDNRQAARMYAMSYEFLWEALTGRLK; this comes from the coding sequence ATGAGAATCTCGACTTCCGACCTGCCCGCCGGACCCGCTTCCGATGACGAATTCCTGTGGCTGGAGGACATCTACGGAGATAAGCAGCTGGACTGGGTACGCGCCGAGAACAAGGTGACCGAAGAGCTGCTCGCGAAGACCGGCTTCGAGCAGACCGAGCAGCGGCTGCTTGAAGTACTCGATTCCACCGACCGGATTCCCATGGCCGCCAAGCGCGGCGGACACTATTACAACTTCTGGCGCGACGCCGAACACCCCAAGGGGATCTGGCGCCGCACCACCTGGGACAGCTACATCTCCGACGATCCGCAGTGGGAAATCCTGCTGGACGTCGATGAGCTCAGCCGCACCGAGGGCACGGAATGGGTCTGGGGCGGCTCGGCGTTCCTGCGTCCCAAAGACGGGAAGTCCTACCGGCGGGCACTGGTGGTCCTCTCCCCCGACGGCGGTGACGCCGCCCGCTACCGCGAGTTCGACGTCGTCGACCGCGCCTTTGTGCCCGGCGGCTTCGACATTCCCGCGGCCAAGAACCGGATCAGCTGGGCCGGGCCGGACGCCCTGTATGTGGGCACGGATTTCGGTCCCGGCTCCATAACCTCGTCCTCGTATCCGCGCACCAGCCGGATCCTGCGCCGCGGTATGCCGCTGGCCGGCGCCGAACCGTATTTCGAGGTCCCCGAGGACCACATGATGGCAGTGGTGGCCCACGACCAGACGCCCGGTTTTGAGCGGGACCTGGCCGTGGACATCGTGGACTTCTACAACAGCTCCACCTTCCTGCGCCGGGACGGCTCCTGGGTCCGCCTGGACGTACCGCTGGACGTGAACGTTGACGTACACCGGCAGTGGCTGGTGCTGCGGCCGCGGACCGACTGGGAGCTGAACGGAACGGTGCATCAGGCCGGTTCGCTGCTGGCCGCCGAGCTGGAGGCCTTCCTCGCCGGCAACCGGGAACTGATTACCCTGTTCACGCCCGATCCCGCCACCTCCCTGCAGTCCTGGAGCTGGACCCGCGACCAGCTGCTGCTGAACCTGCTGCGCGATGTCTCCTCGGAAATCCTGGTGCTGGACCCGGCCAACGGCTGGAGCTCGTCGGTGCTCGATGCGTGCCCGCCGCTGCACACCGTGGATGCCTACGCGGTGGACGACGAGGACGAGGAAGCCGGCAATGACTACTGGCTGATCAGTACCGGGTTCCTCACCCCGTCCACCCTGTCCCGCGGCACACTCGGCAGCGCCGCCGGCGGCCCGGCCACGGTGGTGAAGGAATCGCCGTCGTTCTTTGACGCGTCCGCATGCACGGTGGAGCAGCACTTCGCGGTATCCGCCGACGGCACGCGCGTGCCGTACTTCCAGGTGGGCCCCAGGGACCTGGTGCTCGACGGCGGCAACCCCACGCTGCTGAACGGTTACGGCGGCTTCGAGCAGGCCCTGACCCCGTCCTACAGCGGCATGGTGGGCCGCGGCTGGCTCGAGCGCAGCTTCACCGACGACGCCGGGAAGCGCCGCTCCGGAGTGTATGTGCTGGCGAACATCCGCGGCGGCGGGGAATACGGGCCGGACTGGCACCGCGCTGCCCTGCAGGAAAACCGGCACCGCGCGTACGAGGATTTCGCCGCCGTCGCACAGGACCTGCTGGACCGCGGCGTCACCTCGCGGGAGCATCTGGGCTGCACCGGCCGCAGCAACGGCGGCCTGCTGGTTGGCAACATGCTCACCACCTATCCGCACCTGTTCGGTGCGGTCTCCTGCGGCGTGCCGCTGTTGGACATGCGCCGCTACACCAAGCTCTCGGCCGGCTACTCCTGGATTGCCGAATACGGTGATCCGGATGATCCGGAGCAGTGGGAGTTCGTGAAGACCTTCTCCCCGTACCACCTGCTGAAAAAGGACGCCGATTATCCGCCCACGCTGATCTGGACGGCCACCAGCGATGACCGCGTCGGCCCGGTGCAGGCGCGCAAGATGGCGGCCCGGATGAAGGCGATGGGCGTGGGGAACGTCTGGTTCCACGAAGCCCTCGAAGGCGGCCACGCCGGAGCCTCCGACAACCGGCAGGCGGCGCGGATGTACGCGATGTCCTACGAGTTCCTGTGGGAGGCACTGACCGGGCGGCTGAAGTAG
- a CDS encoding FAD/NAD(P)-binding protein has translation MTNTQSFHVAVIGAGPRGISVLERTLAGFLALAPDERPALRISILDPFNPGPGHVWRTGQSRLFLMNTPSLFPTVVPAGATAAGLAASPTGLSFDQWRLLMTRDETVWVLSAGDREELAGLSSGAFPSRALYGRYLEWTYARLQDTAAAAGVTLEHVRAEVLSMARAESGPGWTLEVAGEGTLAADAVVLALGHLPAALSADQDRLRDAADRHNLRYLPPAVPSDVDLSVLPAGEPVLIRGLGLNFFDIMIQVTAGRGGRFVPSGEPAGRALRYEPSGREPVLVAASRRGTPYRAKAKLDSYVPRSVQLQYFTEEAATSFRDQGILPGFDHDLWPLLHRDAVWAYYSTLARVAADELLEPAEQFLAELRGALDLPGPEWDPAKEAVLDRCVPSARRTNLEALAQPLGRRPYAGAKDLDDAVLAYLQDDAAGSAAGEDDPLKMAIGALNAGRTVLKAVVADGGLAEASWLTELRGWFEPLVEGLASGPPPERIEQLAALVRAGLVHFVGPDPRFDVDEARGVFTGISPWSGTEYAAKTLVEAMMPANRVDRNISPLLSGMLRDGLARPKVMMAGDGTAVVTPGLDVTLPPYRPVGISGTPQEDLYVLGLQLSSVQWGTAIAAEAGSPAGAGARTVRDADDIAAALLASAAAGQRLTRVTTAPATVR, from the coding sequence ATGACGAATACGCAGAGTTTCCACGTGGCCGTGATCGGAGCGGGTCCGCGGGGAATCTCTGTCCTGGAGCGCACCCTGGCCGGTTTTTTGGCTCTGGCTCCGGACGAGAGGCCGGCGCTGAGGATATCCATCCTTGATCCGTTCAATCCCGGACCCGGCCACGTCTGGCGCACCGGGCAGTCCCGGCTGTTCCTGATGAACACCCCGTCGCTCTTCCCCACGGTGGTCCCGGCCGGAGCCACCGCCGCAGGCCTGGCGGCATCACCCACCGGTCTTTCTTTTGACCAGTGGCGGCTGCTGATGACCCGGGATGAGACCGTCTGGGTGCTGTCCGCCGGGGACCGGGAAGAGCTGGCCGGACTCTCCTCCGGAGCCTTCCCCAGCCGCGCGCTGTACGGCCGGTACCTGGAATGGACCTACGCCCGCCTCCAGGACACCGCAGCCGCCGCCGGGGTGACGCTGGAACATGTGCGCGCCGAGGTGCTCAGCATGGCCCGCGCGGAATCCGGTCCGGGCTGGACACTGGAAGTGGCCGGAGAAGGAACCCTGGCTGCGGACGCCGTCGTCCTCGCCCTGGGCCACCTGCCGGCAGCCCTCAGCGCCGACCAAGACCGGCTGCGCGACGCAGCAGACCGCCACAACCTGCGCTACCTGCCGCCCGCTGTGCCCTCCGACGTGGATCTCTCCGTGCTGCCGGCCGGCGAGCCGGTGCTCATCCGCGGGCTGGGCCTGAACTTCTTCGACATCATGATCCAGGTGACCGCCGGACGGGGCGGCCGGTTCGTCCCCTCCGGAGAGCCGGCCGGGCGCGCCCTGCGGTATGAGCCCAGCGGGCGGGAGCCGGTCCTGGTGGCCGCCTCGCGCCGGGGCACGCCGTACCGGGCCAAAGCCAAACTGGATTCCTATGTGCCGCGCAGCGTTCAGCTGCAGTACTTCACCGAAGAAGCCGCCACCTCGTTCCGGGACCAGGGCATCCTGCCAGGCTTTGACCACGACCTCTGGCCGCTGCTGCACCGCGACGCGGTGTGGGCGTATTACTCGACCCTGGCCCGCGTGGCTGCGGATGAACTGCTGGAACCGGCGGAGCAGTTCCTGGCCGAGCTGCGTGGGGCGCTGGACCTTCCCGGGCCCGAGTGGGACCCCGCCAAGGAAGCGGTCCTGGACCGCTGCGTTCCGTCAGCACGGCGCACCAACCTGGAAGCCCTGGCCCAGCCGCTGGGACGCCGCCCGTACGCCGGGGCGAAGGATCTCGACGACGCCGTCCTCGCCTACCTTCAGGACGACGCCGCCGGCTCCGCCGCCGGCGAGGATGATCCGCTGAAGATGGCGATCGGCGCGCTGAATGCCGGGCGCACGGTGCTCAAGGCGGTAGTGGCCGACGGCGGACTGGCCGAAGCCTCCTGGCTCACCGAACTGCGCGGCTGGTTCGAGCCGCTGGTGGAAGGCCTGGCCAGCGGGCCGCCCCCGGAGCGGATTGAGCAGCTGGCCGCCCTGGTGCGGGCCGGCCTGGTGCACTTTGTGGGTCCGGACCCGCGCTTCGACGTGGACGAGGCGCGCGGCGTGTTCACCGGCATCTCGCCCTGGTCCGGCACCGAATACGCGGCGAAGACCCTGGTGGAGGCCATGATGCCGGCCAACCGCGTGGACCGGAACATCTCCCCGCTGCTGTCCGGAATGCTCCGCGACGGACTGGCCCGGCCCAAGGTCATGATGGCCGGCGACGGCACCGCCGTGGTGACGCCCGGCCTGGACGTGACCCTGCCGCCGTACCGGCCGGTGGGTATCAGCGGCACCCCGCAGGAGGACCTGTACGTACTGGGGCTGCAGCTTTCATCGGTGCAGTGGGGAACCGCGATCGCCGCGGAGGCCGGGTCACCTGCGGGTGCCGGTGCGCGCACCGTGCGCGATGCTGATGACATTGCTGCCGCGCTGCTGGCTTCGGCCGCCGCCGGCCAACGCCTGACACGGGTTACCACCGCACCGGCTACGGTGCGGTGA
- a CDS encoding alpha/beta fold hydrolase, with translation MQASRQRTVANDGARLAVFEYGLPAGPGTPTVLLVHGYPDDHTVFGSVIKDLATDHRVIAYDTRAAGESRVEPAGSADSAGTGSPLAPYRLPLLVNDLYAVLADTGGPVHLVGHDWGSIQGWAAVRDPRAAGKILSFTSISGPDIGHLRRWFMHCLRRPRRWLLAAGQAVRSTYVGFFQLPVLPELLCRVLGPRYARRAGTSVETAVDNAVRGLQLYRANLLGSGVSARQPLPRVEVPVHVLVPLLDPFLSPRLTDGLGEEVRDLRISPVDGGHWWPTENSTAFCRMLRQFTAP, from the coding sequence ATGCAGGCGAGCAGGCAACGGACAGTAGCGAACGACGGCGCCCGGCTGGCGGTTTTCGAGTACGGCCTGCCGGCCGGGCCTGGCACGCCCACTGTGCTGCTGGTCCATGGCTACCCGGATGACCACACCGTGTTCGGCAGCGTCATCAAGGACCTGGCCACGGACCACCGCGTGATTGCCTACGACACCCGCGCTGCCGGAGAGTCCCGGGTCGAGCCGGCCGGGTCTGCAGACTCAGCAGGAACCGGCAGTCCGTTGGCGCCCTACCGGCTGCCGCTGCTGGTCAATGACCTCTATGCCGTGCTGGCCGACACCGGTGGCCCGGTGCATCTGGTGGGCCATGACTGGGGTTCCATCCAGGGCTGGGCCGCGGTCCGGGATCCGCGGGCGGCCGGAAAAATCCTGAGCTTTACCAGCATCTCGGGGCCGGACATCGGGCACCTCCGCCGCTGGTTTATGCACTGCCTGCGCCGTCCCCGCCGCTGGCTGCTGGCCGCCGGGCAGGCGGTGCGAAGCACCTACGTTGGCTTCTTCCAGCTGCCGGTCCTGCCCGAACTGCTCTGCCGGGTGCTTGGGCCGCGGTACGCCAGGCGGGCCGGCACCAGCGTGGAAACCGCCGTCGACAACGCCGTCCGCGGCCTGCAGCTCTACCGGGCGAACCTGCTGGGCTCCGGCGTCTCCGCCCGGCAGCCGCTGCCTCGGGTCGAGGTTCCGGTGCATGTGCTGGTGCCGCTGCTGGATCCGTTCCTGTCGCCCAGGCTGACCGACGGCCTGGGCGAGGAGGTGCGGGACCTGCGGATCAGCCCGGTGGACGGCGGGCACTGGTGGCCCACCGAGAACAGCACGGCCTTCTGCCGGATGCTGCGGCAGTTCACCGCACCGTAG
- a CDS encoding aldehyde dehydrogenase family protein: MSTTKAETTHQAVTDWIPAQQYIAGAWRDGSSDRTLSDTSPFDGAELMSIRQASREDLDEAYTAAAKAQQEWAAQTPSARRAVIERAAEIFDERREEIIAWLAAESGSTVIKANIEVDSAKAITKESATFPHRVSGRILESDTPGKESRVYRGPLGVVGVISPWNFPLHLSQRSVAPALALGNAVVLKPASDTPVTGGLMIAKIFEEAGLPAGVLSVVVGAGSEIGDAFVEHPVPGFISFTGSTPVGKNLGALASSGPTLKHVALELGGNSPFVVLADADVDQAVKAAIMGKFLHQGQICMAVNRIIVEDAVYDEFVEKFAAHAKTLKSGDPSDPQNTVGPIINAKQLEGLQKKITLAQEQGARMVVEGQTNGQVLSPYVFADVTRDMELFQDEIFGPIAGITRAADAEDALALANASELGLASSVFTSDLDRGVQFARRIKAGMTHVNDIPVQDEAHVAFGGEKNSGLGRFNGEWAIAEFTTDHTITLQREPRQYPF, encoded by the coding sequence ATGAGCACGACGAAGGCTGAAACCACCCACCAGGCCGTGACTGACTGGATTCCCGCGCAGCAGTACATTGCAGGAGCGTGGCGGGACGGAAGCTCCGACCGGACCCTGTCCGATACCAGCCCCTTTGACGGCGCCGAACTGATGAGTATCCGCCAGGCCTCCCGCGAGGACCTGGACGAGGCCTACACCGCCGCCGCCAAGGCGCAGCAGGAGTGGGCGGCGCAGACGCCCTCCGCCCGCCGGGCCGTCATTGAGCGTGCCGCTGAAATTTTCGACGAGCGCCGCGAGGAAATCATCGCCTGGCTGGCCGCCGAGTCCGGCAGCACCGTCATTAAGGCCAACATCGAAGTCGATTCGGCCAAGGCCATCACCAAGGAATCCGCCACCTTCCCGCACCGTGTCTCCGGCCGGATCCTGGAATCCGATACTCCGGGCAAGGAATCCCGTGTCTACCGGGGACCGCTGGGCGTCGTCGGGGTCATCAGCCCCTGGAACTTCCCGCTGCACCTGTCCCAGCGCTCCGTGGCGCCGGCGCTGGCGCTGGGCAACGCCGTCGTGCTCAAGCCCGCCTCCGATACCCCGGTCACCGGCGGACTGATGATCGCCAAGATCTTCGAGGAGGCCGGCCTGCCCGCCGGTGTCCTGAGTGTTGTCGTGGGTGCGGGCTCCGAGATCGGCGACGCGTTTGTCGAGCACCCGGTTCCGGGCTTCATTTCCTTCACCGGCTCCACTCCGGTGGGCAAGAACCTGGGCGCCCTCGCCTCCAGCGGCCCCACCCTGAAGCATGTGGCCCTGGAGCTCGGCGGCAACAGCCCGTTCGTGGTCCTCGCCGATGCGGACGTGGACCAGGCCGTCAAGGCAGCGATCATGGGCAAGTTCCTGCACCAGGGCCAGATCTGCATGGCAGTGAACCGGATCATCGTCGAGGACGCCGTCTACGACGAGTTCGTGGAGAAGTTCGCCGCGCACGCCAAGACGCTGAAGTCCGGTGACCCCTCGGATCCGCAGAACACCGTGGGCCCGATCATCAACGCCAAGCAGCTCGAGGGCCTGCAGAAGAAGATCACCCTCGCCCAGGAGCAGGGCGCCCGCATGGTGGTCGAAGGCCAAACCAACGGGCAGGTCCTCTCCCCCTACGTCTTCGCCGACGTCACCAGGGACATGGAGCTGTTCCAGGACGAGATCTTCGGTCCGATCGCCGGCATTACCCGCGCGGCCGACGCCGAAGACGCCCTCGCCCTGGCCAACGCCAGCGAACTGGGCCTTGCCAGCTCGGTGTTCACCTCCGACCTGGACCGCGGCGTCCAGTTCGCCCGCCGCATCAAGGCCGGCATGACGCACGTCAATGACATCCCGGTCCAGGATGAGGCGCATGTGGCCTTCGGCGGCGAGAAGAACTCCGGCCTGGGCCGCTTCAACGGCGAATGGGCGATCGCGGAATTCACCACCGACCACACCATCACCCTGCAGCGCGAACCCCGGCAGTACCCGTTCTAA